The Synergistaceae bacterium genome includes a window with the following:
- the fabG gene encoding 3-oxoacyl-[acyl-carrier-protein] reductase: protein MLALVTGSSRGIGRAIALELGRNGFDVAVNYNRSAEPAEALCTEIQSLGVKAAAFKADVSSQEEVARLFAEVKASMGTVSVLVNNAGITRDNLLMRMKSEDWQAVISANLNSCFFCTQAAIRDMAKARYGRIINIASVVGITGNAGQANYAASKAGIIGFTKSVAREYAARGITANAVAPGFIETDMTAVLKPDVKDSILKTIPAGRIGSPEDVARAVAFFAREENGYITGTTLAVDGGMTMC from the coding sequence ATGCTTGCACTAGTTACAGGTTCATCACGCGGCATAGGCAGAGCAATAGCTCTCGAACTTGGCCGGAACGGCTTTGACGTTGCAGTGAACTACAACAGGAGCGCAGAACCGGCGGAAGCTCTCTGCACAGAAATACAGTCGCTCGGCGTAAAGGCAGCGGCCTTCAAGGCAGATGTCAGCAGTCAGGAGGAAGTCGCAAGATTGTTCGCGGAGGTCAAGGCCTCTATGGGCACGGTGAGCGTCCTTGTGAATAACGCAGGGATTACGCGCGATAATCTCTTGATGAGGATGAAGTCCGAAGACTGGCAGGCAGTAATCAGCGCGAACCTGAACTCCTGCTTCTTCTGCACTCAGGCGGCAATCCGCGACATGGCGAAAGCACGTTACGGACGAATCATCAACATCGCGTCGGTCGTCGGAATCACCGGCAACGCAGGACAGGCGAACTACGCGGCCTCAAAGGCGGGGATAATCGGCTTCACGAAGTCCGTAGCACGCGAGTACGCGGCAAGAGGCATCACGGCTAACGCAGTAGCACCCGGCTTCATCGAGACGGACATGACGGCAGTCCTCAAGCCCGACGTGAAGGACAGCATCCTGAAGACGATACCTGCAGGAAGAATCGGAAGCCCTGAGGACGTAGCGAGAGCAGTTGCGTTCTTTGCGCGCGAAGAGAACGGATACATCACCGGCACAACCCTCGCAGTTGACGGGGGAATGACAATGTGCTAA
- the fabD gene encoding ACP S-malonyltransferase — protein sequence MYALVFPGQGSQTVGMGRELFDAFPSAKAVFEEADDALSSHLTRLIFEGPEDELTLTMNAQPAIMTVSIAALRALTTELGAELAPACAAGHSLGEYTALVAAGVLSFADAVRLVRSRGTFMQEAVPAGTGAMAAVLGLDAEGVKALCEGVAPNGEISPANFNSPGQVVISGLSEYIDKAIAEAKTYKAKRIVKLNVSAPFHSKFMKPAAEKLRAEFEKVSWNPAKYDIIANVSASTVKTPEEIRDSLYRQTFSPVLWEGSVLYMADTLGITEYYELGPGEVIAGLIKRCKKGAAVKSGGTPQALEAIRECLH from the coding sequence ATGTATGCTCTTGTGTTTCCCGGTCAGGGCTCGCAGACCGTCGGAATGGGACGCGAATTGTTCGATGCCTTCCCTTCTGCTAAGGCGGTCTTTGAGGAAGCAGATGATGCATTGTCCTCACACCTCACGCGCCTGATCTTCGAGGGCCCTGAAGACGAGCTTACCCTCACGATGAACGCACAGCCCGCAATAATGACCGTGAGCATCGCGGCTCTCCGTGCACTGACGACAGAACTGGGAGCAGAGTTAGCCCCTGCGTGTGCCGCCGGACACAGTCTCGGTGAGTACACTGCTCTTGTCGCGGCGGGAGTGCTGTCGTTCGCTGATGCGGTGAGGCTCGTGCGCTCACGCGGAACGTTCATGCAGGAGGCAGTCCCCGCAGGTACGGGCGCAATGGCGGCGGTTCTTGGGCTGGACGCTGAGGGCGTGAAGGCTCTGTGCGAAGGTGTAGCTCCGAACGGCGAAATCTCACCCGCAAACTTCAACTCTCCGGGGCAGGTCGTTATCTCAGGACTGAGCGAGTACATCGACAAAGCCATAGCCGAAGCAAAGACCTACAAGGCGAAGCGCATAGTCAAGCTCAACGTCTCTGCACCGTTCCACAGCAAATTCATGAAGCCTGCCGCAGAAAAATTGCGTGCTGAGTTCGAAAAAGTTTCGTGGAATCCCGCAAAGTATGATATTATCGCTAACGTATCAGCAAGCACCGTAAAGACACCCGAAGAGATTCGCGACTCGCTTTACCGCCAGACCTTCAGCCCTGTGCTGTGGGAAGGCTCGGTGCTGTACATGGCTGACACTCTCGGGATAACTGAGTACTACGAGCTCGGGCCGGGCGAAGTGATTGCAGGCCTCATCAAACGTTGCAAGAAGGGCGCGGCCGTCAAGTCGGGCGGAACACCGCAGGCACTGGAGGCAATTCGGGAATGCTTGCACTAG
- a CDS encoding nitronate monooxygenase codes for MLLREDNRVCKLLGTKYPIIQGGMAWVANAELASAVSNGGGLGVIAAANTPPEILEQEIIKAKSMIEPGRPFGLNIMLMSPTAEAALEVAARQRVPVVTTGAGSPGKVLERLKPLGTIVIPVVASVTQARRVEKQGADAVVAEGMEAGGHIGELTTMVLTPQIAQAVKIPVVCAGGVADGRGVVAAFALGAEGVQVGTRFICCDECTVHMNYKKAVLAAKDRSTAITGQSLGHPVRCLRNKLTAEFERLEAERAPASEIEALGTGKLRAAVVDGDADWGSLMSGQSAAMVNEILPAKTIIENMFAEAEKVLSRVGEVKA; via the coding sequence ATGTTACTTAGAGAAGATAACAGGGTGTGCAAGTTACTGGGCACAAAGTATCCCATAATTCAGGGAGGAATGGCGTGGGTAGCTAACGCCGAGCTAGCTTCAGCTGTCAGCAACGGAGGAGGTCTCGGGGTAATCGCCGCCGCCAACACTCCGCCTGAGATTCTGGAGCAGGAGATCATCAAGGCAAAGAGCATGATTGAGCCGGGCAGACCTTTCGGCCTGAACATTATGCTGATGAGCCCGACAGCAGAAGCCGCGCTGGAAGTTGCCGCGCGACAGAGAGTCCCGGTCGTAACGACAGGTGCAGGAAGTCCCGGCAAAGTCCTCGAACGCCTGAAGCCTCTCGGAACGATTGTGATTCCCGTAGTTGCGTCGGTAACTCAGGCACGCCGCGTCGAGAAGCAGGGAGCAGACGCAGTTGTAGCTGAGGGCATGGAAGCAGGCGGGCACATCGGAGAACTCACTACGATGGTTCTTACCCCGCAGATTGCGCAGGCGGTGAAGATTCCTGTTGTGTGCGCAGGAGGAGTCGCCGACGGCAGGGGAGTTGTCGCGGCGTTTGCTCTCGGTGCTGAGGGAGTGCAGGTGGGTACGCGCTTCATCTGCTGTGATGAATGCACCGTGCACATGAACTACAAGAAGGCAGTCTTGGCCGCCAAAGACAGAAGCACCGCGATAACCGGCCAGTCGCTGGGGCATCCCGTTAGGTGTCTGCGCAACAAGCTCACTGCAGAGTTCGAGAGGTTAGAGGCAGAACGTGCGCCCGCCAGCGAGATCGAGGCTCTGGGCACAGGCAAGCTCCGTGCGGCAGTTGTTGACGGCGACGCGGACTGGGGCTCGCTGATGAGCGGTCAGAGTGCCGCAATGGTCAACGAGATTCTTCCCGCAAAAACAATCATCGAGAATATGTTTGCTGAGGCAGAGAAGGTTCTCTCACGTGTCGGGGAGGTGAAGGCGTAA
- the plsX gene encoding phosphate acyltransferase PlsX yields the protein MTIALDAMGGDNAPAEICAGALEACRKFDDIEIVLTGDTERIKACGCSHPRIRIEHASEIIDPDEHPANAIRKKKDSSLRVAMEMVRRGDAQGCVSAGSTGAIVAGGVLVVGRIDGIDRPALGIPVPSIEKPSFMLDVGATVRCKPENLLQFALMGSVYSRKILGVDSPEVKLLSNGSEDIKGDDTVLAARELMANKNSLNFGGYIEGNEVFFGKADVIVCDGFNGNIALKLGEGMIHSLKSMLTDEVRRSFMAKMGMAFLYPTVKRLLARFNYEKYGGTPLLGVKGAVLKAHGRSKSPAIVSAISAARKFIEEDGTAQINREI from the coding sequence ATCACGATTGCCCTTGACGCGATGGGAGGCGACAACGCACCCGCCGAAATCTGCGCCGGAGCACTCGAGGCCTGCAGGAAGTTCGACGACATAGAGATAGTTCTTACGGGCGACACCGAGCGCATCAAGGCCTGCGGATGTTCTCACCCGCGAATACGAATCGAGCACGCATCGGAGATAATTGACCCCGACGAACACCCGGCTAATGCCATCAGGAAGAAGAAGGATTCTTCTCTGCGTGTCGCTATGGAGATGGTGAGACGCGGAGACGCGCAGGGCTGTGTGTCTGCAGGGAGCACGGGCGCGATCGTCGCTGGAGGTGTCCTCGTTGTCGGAAGAATCGACGGCATCGACAGACCCGCGCTCGGAATACCTGTGCCGTCAATCGAGAAACCTTCATTCATGCTCGATGTCGGAGCTACGGTCAGGTGCAAGCCGGAAAACCTGCTGCAGTTCGCCCTAATGGGAAGCGTGTACTCGCGGAAGATTCTCGGTGTCGACAGCCCGGAAGTTAAGCTGCTCTCCAACGGAAGCGAGGACATCAAGGGTGATGATACAGTCCTTGCCGCACGTGAACTCATGGCGAACAAGAACAGCCTCAACTTCGGCGGGTACATCGAGGGCAATGAAGTATTCTTCGGGAAGGCTGATGTTATTGTGTGCGACGGCTTCAACGGCAACATTGCCCTGAAGCTCGGCGAGGGAATGATACACAGCTTGAAGTCTATGCTGACTGACGAAGTCCGCAGGTCATTCATGGCTAAAATGGGAATGGCTTTCCTCTATCCGACCGTTAAGCGACTCCTTGCGCGCTTCAACTACGAGAAATACGGCGGGACTCCTTTGCTCGGAGTTAAAGGAGCAGTCCTCAAAGCACACGGACGCTCGAAGTCTCCCGCGATAGTCAGCGCAATATCCGCCGCCCGAAAGTTCATCGAGGAAGACGGCACAGCACAAATAAACCGAGAAATCTAG
- the fapR gene encoding transcription factor FapR, translated as MLNSRQSRHDKITEILADSPMITDSELASRLGVSISTVRLDRAMMGIPELRERLRTMAQNAVSKLQSLSPSEVIGELLELEPDKWALSILRTAKDMAFRFTDIVSDNYIYSQASSIAVAAIKAADAIIDSMRGEYKGHARVGDILIARAKVGVNHEGRKIVSVRTRVGDKEIFVGRFIIEVLA; from the coding sequence GTGCTAAACTCCCGGCAATCACGCCACGACAAAATAACAGAGATACTCGCTGACAGCCCGATGATTACGGACAGCGAATTAGCTTCGCGTCTGGGTGTCAGCATCTCGACAGTCAGGCTTGACCGTGCCATGATGGGCATCCCCGAACTCCGCGAACGTCTCCGCACAATGGCACAGAACGCCGTCAGCAAGCTCCAGTCCCTCAGCCCCTCTGAAGTCATCGGCGAACTCCTCGAGCTTGAGCCGGACAAGTGGGCACTGTCTATACTTCGCACCGCTAAAGATATGGCGTTCAGGTTCACGGACATTGTGAGCGACAACTACATCTACTCACAGGCCAGCTCAATAGCTGTTGCCGCGATAAAGGCCGCAGATGCGATCATCGACTCTATGCGCGGAGAGTACAAGGGACATGCGCGCGTCGGGGACATTCTTATTGCGCGGGCAAAAGTAGGCGTGAACCACGAGGGGCGTAAAATCGTCAGCGTAAGGACGCGGGTCGGCGACAAAGAAATTTTCGTAGGAAGATTCATCATAGAAGTCTTGGCATGA
- a CDS encoding glucose 1-dehydrogenase, protein MEAQSRKTVIITGGTTGIGKATAMKFAENGYIVVVTSRDARKEAGIRNEFKAKGFDVDFRVLDVTNEEQVRDVIRETVAKYGKLDVMVNNSGVSLGNAVLAETESDDFRKMLDINVMGVYYGMKYAIIEMLKTGGGAIVNLASIAGLNGLYATAQYCASKHAVVGLTKGAAIDYAQHGIRVNAVAPGAIKTDILQNAIDAGTYDVSGIEAIHPMNRLGRVEDIANGIFFLASPENEFLTGTVLTIDGGYNAR, encoded by the coding sequence ATGGAAGCCCAGTCAAGGAAAACGGTAATCATCACAGGCGGAACAACAGGCATAGGCAAAGCAACTGCTATGAAGTTTGCGGAGAACGGCTATATCGTTGTTGTTACGAGCCGTGATGCGAGGAAAGAAGCCGGCATCAGGAACGAGTTTAAGGCTAAAGGCTTCGACGTAGATTTCAGGGTACTTGATGTTACGAACGAAGAACAAGTACGTGATGTAATCAGGGAAACCGTCGCCAAGTACGGGAAGCTGGATGTTATGGTCAACAACTCGGGAGTCTCATTAGGCAATGCTGTACTTGCGGAGACAGAGTCTGATGATTTCAGGAAGATGCTGGATATTAACGTGATGGGTGTCTATTACGGAATGAAGTACGCCATAATAGAGATGCTCAAGACAGGTGGCGGAGCAATCGTGAACTTAGCCTCCATTGCCGGGCTTAACGGGCTGTACGCTACCGCGCAATACTGCGCTTCAAAACATGCTGTGGTAGGTCTGACTAAGGGAGCAGCCATCGATTACGCACAGCACGGAATACGTGTAAACGCAGTAGCACCCGGAGCCATCAAGACGGATATTCTCCAGAATGCTATCGATGCAGGAACTTATGACGTATCAGGCATAGAGGCGATTCATCCCATGAACAGGCTGGGAAGAGTAGAAGACATAGCCAACGGGATATTTTTCCTTGCCTCCCCTGAAAATGAGTTTCTCACGGGAACTGTTTTAACGATTGACGGCGGATATAACGCCAGGTAA
- a CDS encoding FAD-dependent oxidoreductase has product MKKVILALLAVVMLSVPACAEVYEAVGTGKAGDVHVKVTIEGGKILSVELGEHGETPGIYEPAAERVPAAIVANQSVNVDGVSGATMTSDAIKEAVTKALVLAGLNPDDYKKAEAKAGEGIVNEDSAKVVVVGGGAAGMMAAIKLARNGVDVLVIEKGATIGVANGWNCGGPMATNTSIQKAEGVTVTDEMLFNDLTDDAYLTSDSRLLRRVLARTGEAVELQLSTGMEMFLRPDNYGAGYRSRHGYKGQKADRPGFIVDAYTKAGGRLMCETTGESLIMENGEVKGVQARKSDGSTLNIKAEAVLLATGGYLGNQSLIREHWGDITVNPLGNTLSTGDGLRMGKEAGGMEEESSFAMISNEFGGSNKKGGGWQRSNGAMTIGIYGGLLVDPNGERFFNEYYMANQPLSVGGEAVLRAGKFYAVVDQAFVDAVSTVGLFEYLGNPEDWYVGTMTAKGVVLKTLPEDLAKAVAQGWAVKADTIEECAKFFNMDKLADTVKTYNAYCEAGKDEEYFKNPTFLKPVAKAPFYVVEYEPSAWGTLGGLRTDSSLRVLHKDLTPVKGLYAAGVDAGSLYCQPYYQVEGTAVGLAFGSGIYAADVIMSDLAK; this is encoded by the coding sequence ATGAAGAAGGTTATTCTTGCGTTATTGGCTGTCGTTATGCTCTCTGTTCCTGCGTGTGCAGAGGTCTATGAAGCCGTCGGCACAGGCAAGGCAGGAGATGTTCACGTGAAAGTTACGATAGAGGGCGGAAAGATTCTCAGCGTTGAGCTCGGCGAACACGGAGAGACTCCGGGCATCTACGAACCCGCCGCCGAGAGAGTCCCTGCCGCAATCGTCGCGAATCAGTCCGTGAACGTTGACGGAGTAAGCGGAGCTACGATGACATCTGACGCGATAAAGGAAGCCGTAACGAAAGCTCTGGTGCTCGCGGGTCTGAACCCTGACGATTACAAGAAGGCCGAAGCCAAAGCAGGAGAAGGCATCGTGAATGAAGACTCCGCAAAAGTCGTAGTAGTCGGCGGAGGAGCTGCAGGAATGATGGCAGCAATAAAGCTCGCGCGCAACGGTGTTGATGTCCTTGTCATCGAGAAGGGTGCGACAATAGGAGTCGCTAACGGCTGGAACTGCGGCGGCCCGATGGCTACTAACACCAGCATTCAGAAGGCGGAAGGCGTAACTGTTACCGACGAGATGCTGTTCAACGACCTCACTGATGATGCGTACCTCACGAGCGACAGCAGATTACTCCGCAGAGTTCTTGCGCGCACGGGCGAGGCAGTAGAGCTCCAGCTCAGCACGGGAATGGAGATGTTCCTGCGCCCGGACAATTACGGAGCAGGTTACCGCTCGCGTCATGGCTACAAGGGACAGAAGGCGGACAGGCCGGGCTTCATCGTTGACGCGTACACCAAAGCAGGAGGACGGCTCATGTGCGAGACCACCGGCGAATCCCTCATCATGGAGAACGGTGAGGTTAAGGGAGTACAGGCGCGCAAGTCCGACGGAAGCACCCTCAACATCAAGGCTGAGGCAGTACTTCTTGCGACTGGCGGCTATCTCGGAAACCAGAGCCTTATCCGCGAGCACTGGGGAGATATTACGGTCAACCCTCTCGGCAACACGTTATCAACCGGCGACGGCCTGAGAATGGGCAAGGAAGCTGGCGGCATGGAGGAAGAGAGCAGCTTTGCGATGATCTCCAACGAGTTCGGCGGCTCGAATAAGAAGGGCGGCGGCTGGCAGAGGTCGAACGGCGCAATGACCATCGGAATTTACGGCGGGCTTCTTGTTGACCCGAACGGTGAGCGTTTCTTCAATGAATACTACATGGCTAATCAGCCTCTCTCTGTCGGAGGAGAAGCTGTCCTTCGCGCAGGGAAGTTCTATGCTGTTGTTGATCAAGCGTTTGTTGATGCAGTGAGCACCGTCGGACTGTTCGAGTACTTAGGGAATCCTGAAGATTGGTACGTCGGAACAATGACGGCTAAAGGCGTTGTGCTTAAGACGTTGCCTGAAGACCTCGCAAAGGCTGTAGCTCAGGGTTGGGCGGTCAAGGCTGACACAATCGAGGAATGCGCAAAGTTCTTCAACATGGACAAGCTCGCCGATACAGTGAAGACCTACAACGCATATTGCGAGGCCGGAAAGGACGAGGAGTACTTCAAGAATCCCACGTTCCTCAAACCCGTAGCTAAAGCACCGTTCTACGTTGTGGAGTACGAGCCCTCAGCGTGGGGAACGCTCGGAGGACTGCGCACGGATTCATCACTTCGTGTTCTGCACAAGGACTTAACGCCGGTGAAGGGACTTTACGCCGCAGGAGTTGATGCGGGGTCTCTGTACTGCCAGCCGTATTATCAGGTTGAGGGCACGGCTGTGGGTCTTGCGTTCGGTTCGGGGATCTACGCTGCCGATGTAATCATGTCGGACCTGGCCAAGTGA
- the dhaK gene encoding dihydroxyacetone kinase subunit DhaK has translation MKKLINGVDGIVSEMLDGMVAAFPQYVKRLESFDVLVRAAGPSPKVALVSGGGSGHEPSHGGYVGKGMLDGAVAGAVFTSPTPDQVFEAIKAVNGGKGVLLVIKNYTGDVMNFEMASDMAEDEGIEVAQVIVADDVAVQNSTWTTGRRGIAGTVFVHKIAGAAAEAGLALADVKRVAEKVIANVRSMGMAVNACTVPAAAKPSFELKDDEVEIGIGIHGEPGTHREKISPVNDIADKLLEKILAEGIYSKGDEVAVMVNGMGGTPLMELFVANKHVSDVLAGKGIKVWKTLVGNYMTSLDMEGFSITLLKLDDELKKYLAAPADTPAFVQC, from the coding sequence GTGAAGAAGTTAATCAACGGTGTGGACGGAATCGTCAGCGAAATGCTCGACGGAATGGTCGCGGCTTTCCCGCAGTACGTGAAGAGGCTCGAGAGCTTCGATGTTTTAGTGAGGGCGGCCGGGCCAAGTCCGAAAGTCGCTCTGGTCTCTGGCGGAGGAAGCGGTCATGAACCCTCGCACGGCGGCTATGTCGGGAAAGGTATGCTCGACGGTGCAGTAGCGGGAGCAGTGTTCACCTCGCCGACTCCCGATCAGGTCTTCGAGGCAATCAAGGCAGTAAACGGCGGAAAAGGTGTCCTTCTCGTCATCAAGAACTACACGGGCGACGTAATGAACTTCGAGATGGCATCGGACATGGCGGAAGATGAAGGTATCGAGGTAGCGCAGGTGATTGTTGCGGATGATGTTGCTGTGCAGAACTCAACGTGGACGACGGGACGCAGGGGCATCGCCGGAACGGTCTTTGTGCACAAGATTGCTGGTGCTGCCGCAGAAGCAGGACTCGCCCTCGCGGATGTGAAGAGAGTAGCGGAAAAGGTCATCGCTAACGTCCGCTCTATGGGTATGGCTGTCAATGCGTGTACAGTCCCCGCCGCCGCAAAACCCAGCTTCGAGCTCAAGGATGACGAGGTAGAAATAGGCATCGGCATTCACGGAGAGCCCGGCACTCACAGGGAGAAGATTTCGCCCGTAAACGACATAGCCGACAAGCTGCTCGAGAAGATTCTTGCTGAGGGAATTTACAGCAAGGGTGATGAAGTCGCCGTTATGGTCAACGGAATGGGCGGAACTCCCTTGATGGAACTGTTCGTCGCAAACAAGCACGTTAGCGATGTTCTTGCGGGCAAGGGTATCAAGGTGTGGAAGACTCTCGTCGGAAACTACATGACCTCTCTCGACATGGAGGGCTTCTCTATCACCCTGCTGAAACTTGACGACGAACTCAAGAAGTATCTTGCTGCTCCTGCAGACACTCCTGCATTCGTGCAGTGCTAG
- the dhaM gene encoding PTS-dependent dihydroxyacetone kinase phosphotransferase subunit DhaM: MVGIVIVSHSWKIAEGVADLAREMAQNFTGLVSAGGLSDGSIGTDAQRIADAILEADSGDGVVILADIGSSIMSSETAIELLEDDGENIQAVIADAPLVEGCICAVVEAAGGGTLDSVLKAAEEAREANKL, translated from the coding sequence ATGGTCGGAATAGTCATTGTGTCGCACAGCTGGAAGATTGCGGAGGGAGTCGCTGACTTGGCCAGAGAGATGGCGCAGAATTTTACTGGTTTGGTGTCGGCTGGGGGGCTGTCGGACGGCTCGATAGGCACAGACGCTCAGCGAATCGCGGACGCAATCCTTGAAGCTGACTCGGGCGATGGTGTAGTGATTCTCGCGGACATAGGCAGCTCAATCATGAGCTCTGAGACGGCAATAGAGCTCCTCGAGGACGACGGAGAGAACATTCAGGCAGTAATTGCGGACGCACCGCTTGTTGAAGGGTGTATCTGCGCAGTGGTAGAGGCGGCAGGAGGCGGAACGCTGGACTCTGTTCTGAAGGCGGCAGAGGAAGCGCGCGAAGCCAATAAACTTTAA
- the dhaL gene encoding dihydroxyacetone kinase subunit L, whose product MPGRVYQCLSKIGDSIITNKDFLTELDREIGDSDHGINMARGFHAVLEKADPEASDIGATLKKAGMTLLSTVGGASGPLYGTAYMEAGKVLAGKTELTPEDLKAALEAAIAGIQKRGKAVRGEKTMLDALIPASETYAQKLAEGADIVSALDAACASAREGVEYTKTIIATKGRASYLGERSIGHQDPGATSATLTLEAIRDFLRG is encoded by the coding sequence TTGCCCGGCAGGGTTTATCAGTGCTTATCCAAAATAGGAGATAGCATCATCACGAATAAGGACTTCCTCACAGAATTGGATCGTGAAATCGGCGATTCAGATCACGGCATCAACATGGCGCGCGGCTTTCACGCAGTGCTCGAGAAAGCTGACCCCGAAGCCAGCGACATCGGAGCAACCCTCAAGAAGGCAGGAATGACCCTGCTCTCGACCGTCGGCGGAGCGTCAGGCCCTCTCTACGGGACTGCGTACATGGAGGCCGGAAAAGTTCTCGCGGGCAAAACGGAGCTTACACCCGAAGACCTCAAAGCTGCACTTGAGGCGGCAATTGCTGGCATCCAGAAAAGGGGTAAGGCTGTGCGCGGAGAAAAGACCATGCTTGATGCTCTCATCCCCGCAAGCGAAACATACGCACAGAAGCTCGCTGAAGGTGCTGACATCGTGAGTGCTCTCGACGCGGCGTGTGCGTCTGCCCGTGAAGGAGTCGAGTACACCAAGACCATCATTGCCACGAAGGGACGTGCGAGCTATCTCGGCGAACGCAGTATAGGCCATCAAGACCCCGGCGCAACATCAGCAACGCTGACCCTCGAAGCAATACGCGATTTTCTCAGGGGGTAA
- the xth gene encoding exodeoxyribonuclease III: MKIATFNVNSVRARLDALAQWLPEEHPDFLFLQETKTQDSSFPAAELSVLGYRSFFRGEKAYNGVAVLVRDGIDDADVSFGFGDGEYTTRVLTLRRGGLTVLNTYVPQGKEVASPSYTEKKEFLARVKEIVSREKEGMFLWLGDMNVAPEPLDVTHPETKKNHVCFTEEIRRVFRNTKEGLIDLLRKFSPSERVYTFYDYRVKDAVSRGIGWRIDHMLASERLAELAVSCSPDVRLRTWERPSDHVPLIAEFRLHS; encoded by the coding sequence ATGAAGATAGCGACGTTCAACGTAAATTCTGTGCGTGCACGGCTTGATGCACTTGCGCAGTGGCTGCCTGAGGAACATCCTGACTTCCTCTTCTTGCAGGAGACGAAAACTCAGGACAGCTCATTTCCGGCGGCTGAACTCTCAGTGCTGGGCTATAGGAGCTTCTTTCGCGGCGAGAAGGCGTATAACGGCGTGGCAGTGCTGGTGAGGGACGGTATTGATGATGCGGATGTGTCGTTCGGCTTTGGGGACGGTGAATACACGACGCGGGTTCTGACGCTTCGTCGTGGAGGCTTGACGGTGCTGAACACGTACGTTCCGCAGGGGAAGGAGGTTGCTTCGCCGAGCTACACGGAGAAGAAGGAGTTTCTTGCGCGCGTGAAGGAAATTGTTTCGCGGGAGAAGGAGGGAATGTTCCTGTGGCTTGGGGACATGAACGTAGCTCCTGAACCACTCGACGTAACTCACCCCGAGACGAAGAAGAACCACGTGTGCTTCACGGAGGAGATTCGGCGGGTCTTCCGTAACACAAAGGAGGGACTGATTGACCTTCTGCGGAAGTTCAGCCCGTCGGAGAGGGTATACACGTTCTACGACTACAGGGTGAAGGACGCTGTCTCGCGGGGAATAGGCTGGAGGATAGACCATATGCTGGCCAGTGAGAGACTCGCGGAACTTGCCGTGAGTTGTTCGCCGGACGTTAGGCTGAGAACGTGGGAGAGGCCGTCGGATCACGTGCCGTTGATTGCTGAGTTCAGGTTACATTCATGA